The genomic stretch CAGCGTATGCTCAAACTGTCCTGCTCCGGGAGCATTTAAACGGAAATAGGATTGCAGAGGGATCTCAACAGACACACCAGGCGGTACATAAACAAAGGAACCACCGCTCCATACTGCTCCGTGAAGAGCAGCAAACTTATGATCTCTTGGAGTTACCAGCTTCATAAAATGCTCTTTTACCAGCTCCTCATGCTCTCTTAAGGCACTTTCCATATCGGTATAGATAACACCGAGACTTTTAACCTCTTCTCTGACATTATGATACACTACCTCTGAGTCATACTGCGCTCCCACACCTGCCAGAGAGGTACGTTCAGCCTGGGGTATTCCCAAACGCTCAAAGGTATTTTTGATATCCTCCGGAACCTCCTCCCACTTTAACTGCATCTGAGTGTTCGGTCTGACATAAGTAACGATATCCTCCATATGAAGCCCTTCAATACTTGGCCCCCATACCGGTATATCCAATTCATTGTATATTTTTAAAGATTTCTGCCTGAATTCTCTCATCCAAGCCGGATCATTTTTTTCAAGTGATATGGAATTAACGATTCCGGATGTCAATCCTCTGGATGCTTTGTAGGAGGCATTAACCTTATCTTTGATGTCGTATATACTTCGGTTAACATCTTCAACATAAGTCTTATTTTTCACTGTTTCCATCATTACCTCTCTTTCCCGTCGCTCACACGACATATCTATGAATCATACCGCCTTAAGTTATTTATGCAGCGCCTTAAAGCCTTTCCTGTTGACCGTCTCAACGAGCTCCGGTCCACCAGTCATGATCAGTTTACCTTCGGAAAGAATATGAACATAATCAACATCCAGATACTCCAGAATCTTTGTATTATGTGTTATGATAAGAAGTGCATTCTCTTTACTCTTAAAGGCTTTTACTCCCTTTGAGACAATTTTTACCGCATCAACATCAAGGCCGGAATCCGTCTCATCCAGTATGGCAAGTTTGGGATTTAACATAAGCATCTGAAGAATTTCAGACTTTTTCTTCTCACCTCCGGAAAAGCCCACATTTAAATATCTGTCTGCATATTCCCTGTCCATACCAAGGTTTTCCATGGTCTTGCCCAGCTCTTTCCGATATGCCATTACTTTTGGCAGTTTGCCGTCAATAGCTGTTTTGGAGGATCTCAGAAAGCTTTCAAGGCTTACTCCGGTTAATTCCTCCGGATTCTGAAAAGAAAGAAATAACCCTTTCTTCGCTCTGACATCTGTTTTTTCATTTGTGATATCCTCACCCTCAAAAAGGATTTTTCCTTCTTCAACAATATATTTTGAATGTCCCATGATAGAATAACCAAGGGTTGACTTACCAGCACCGTTTGGTCCCATAATCACATGAACTTCTCCTTTGTTCACCGTAAGATTCAACCCATTTAAAATATCCTTATTTTCCACACTCACTCTGAGCCCTTTGATCTCAAGTAATTTCTCTGACATGTATACATCACTGACCTTTCTACATAATTTTAGCAGCTTATTAATTCCCACTATTTTAATTCCTACTAATTTAATCCCTATTATAATACTCGGATATAATCTTTGCAAGCCCTAAATCATTCTCTTTTGCATTTCCCTGCCAATAGCACCCTATTTATACAACCCTTGCAGAACAGAAAAAGCCCTATAGTATTTCCATCTTTAAACTTTGATTGTTTCTGATCTCTCAAAGCGTAAAGACGAAATACCATAGAGCTTTCTCCTTTTACAGATTCTTAGCTACCATTTTCCGTCGAACTTTATGGGATTGGCCTTTTCATGACCGCTTTTTGCTTTACCCTGAATCTCAGGTACAGGCTTCTCTTCATTCTTCTTGCCCTTAAATCCGATATGCTCCATTGTTCCATGGGGTTCTTTTGGGTCCGGACGTCTCATTCCGGCTTTTGCCATTTCAATCCCTCCTTTGCATCTTAGGACAGCAACTGCTTACACATCATTATGCTCTGCTGACTTTTTCTTGGCATTTCTGTTCTGGTTCTGATTTTCTCTGGTTATTGGTGTCTGGTAATTTGCTTTTTCCATTCTTGCCTTTTTGTTATCAGGCTGACTGTCTTTTGGCATAATAACTCCTTTCAGTGAATATCAAATTCAAGATTTGATATTCCTGCATCTGTAGTAGAAAAAAGTCTGAAGGTCAACAACAAAAACCCCCATAAAAATTATTGCAGGATAAGTATGCTTCCACCGTGGAATCTTATTCATTTTAAAATTTTATAATGTGGATTCTCCTCTTAAGCTGTCAAAAGTCCTGTAAATATCAATCATACCAAAGCCCCATACTTTATTGGGGTAGGCTTCATTGGTACTTCTCTTAACACCACGAATAAGAAATTGCTTTACGGCTGTTGAATCCATGTAAATCAATTTACCGCGTACAAGTCCCCATTCCAAAAGCAGCGCACCAATTCCTGCCGTTACAGCTGCAGCCATACTGGTGCCAGTTTTAGCTACAAAACCTTCAGAGCTTGGACATAGCAGTTCGACTCCAGGTGCAGCAAGTTCCGGCTTTATGTTATTTAACCGTGTAAAGCCTCTGCCTGCATTTAAATAAATACTTTGATTTCTGTAATCATAGGCAGTTACAGTTATTGGTATACCCGCATTTCCTGGCGTTGTAATTGTAGTTTCCGGGTTGGGTTTTACAAATCTGGTGGCCTCTCTTACAAAACCGGTCATAGGAAGCCAGATATGAAAACCTGTGGTTATATCCTTGATTCCATATACCCTGAAACGCCAGATGCCCGGTGCAGGTCTGACGAACCGCAGAAAGATGAGCTGATCTCCGGTCTGAGCCTCTGCTATCAGATAACTTATATATAAAATGGTACTTTCAAACAAAAAACGGATGGTTCTGCTTTCTCCAAGCCTGGCCGGTATTCTGGGTATATATTCTCCCGAAGGCGAAGTGATATCAATGGAATATACGCCAGGGGCCTGCCCCCAGAGTTCCATGGTAAAACCATTTTCATCTTCAGCAACATTTACTTCCACTAAATTACTGTTAGTTGTATCTTCAACGGTACCAAAGTAATGGTGTCCGGCAGCACCTTCGTTTCCAGCAGGCAACACAACAACTACCCCATTTCTTTCACCCAGTCTTGAAAGCATAAGGCTTATGGGTTCCCTGCCGTCATGGCCTCCCATATTAGACCCCAGGCCTATGCAGATAACAATGGGTTTATTTCGTTGTTTTGCCAGATTTACAAGATAAAGTACACCTGCCATAATATCATTTTCCTGGTATGCGATGGTTTCAGCCGGAACAAACAGATATTCCTTGAGATTTTCTTTTGCCAGTTTTAACTTAACCATTGCCAGCTCTGCTAAGGTTGCAATTCCGGTAAAGTTCTCTGCCTGTACTTCACCTCCGCCTGCTAAACCAGCCAAAGCCGTTCCATGCCCCAGTTCATCCACACTAGGTACAACGGATAAAGGTGCTTCACTTCTAAGAGCTTCATTTATATTATCTTCTGTGTATACCTTTCCATAATTGTAAGTCTCCGGTGTTGCCTCCGGATTAACTATGGTTTGGTCCCAGATTGATATAATTCTGGTAGTATTGTCACTTTTTCTAAATACAGAAAGTGAATAATCAATTCCTGTGTCAACAAATCCAAGAATAACACCTTCTCCTTTCAGATTAAGTCCGGGAAGTCTTGCTAATCTGTTAAGTCCAACTGCTTCAATTGTTGGTGATTCCAACAATCCAAATAATTTAGGTATGGCGGTATAGCCTATGTCCCCAACCAATCTTTCCTGTGTTTTACTGACAGGTATATATGCCACCGCATAAGTATCGTCTAAAATCTGCATGGTCTCACCATAAACATCTTTCATACGTGTAAGATCCGCATCATACTCAATTAATACATCTATATAGTCATTACTAATTATTTTATTCTGCTCTTCCTGCGTCATACACCCTGCTTGAAAACCATTTTGGTTATATATATGTTGTTTTCTTCCAATTAATATCAAAGGCATCAATAGAAAACAACAAAAAGAGTATGAGATTCTTTTACAATTCCTCTCATACTCTTTCAGCGATCATTCATTCTGCTGATAACAGCAATATATTATTATTTTACATCTTAGTTATCATTAATATCTCATGGGGAGAATATCTCCATAATCCTCCAAGGAACCATTATTAAAGAAGCAGTCAATAATCTCTCTTCCTAACGGATCAAGATCATCTGTCTTAAACTTAACCAGCTCTTCTTTAAAGAAGTCTACTAATAACTTAGCTCCCTTATCATAACCTTCAATACCAACTTCAGCCTGAAGTTCTGGACGAAGGAAATCCTGTCTGATATAACGTCCGTCAATGCGGATAGATTCCTGACAATAACCAAGGATATTGCAGCGTGCTTCCACTAACTGCTCAGGCTTGAACTTAGCGCCGCCTCTTCTTGCAATATATTCTCTTGCCACCCACTGAGGCATGAAACCAACTTCATATACACCGATGTGCTGATTAGGAATCAGAACATATCTGGTATGAGTGGAATGCTTCACCTGATTCAAGAGCAGGTTAGCCTGTGTTACCATCTTTCCGGTAGCAAAAGGCCAGTAGGAACCAACACCTTCACTGGTCATCTTATTGGTAGAATTAATACTGGGATTATTGTAACCTCTGGGTGCTACAAGTCTCCACAGCCATGCAAGTGCCGGAGGAAGTACGTGGAATAAACCGATTACACCGTAGCTGGGATTCTCTTTTGTGCAAGGTGGTGTTCTAACACCAAAACTCCTGATATCAACCTCAGCAAGTTCACTGACTACATTCTGCACATACTCTCTGGGCAGAATAACTCTGGGATTGGGGCAGGGTTTGCCATCGGAATCAATAATATGCTCCCAGGGAAGACAGGTTGCCTTCTCAATAGCCTGCATATTAATATAGACCAATGGTCTGGGGGGCTGAATAAGTATACTCTCAAGCTGAGGAGAATCCCCGTATTTCTTTATGTTATCAAGACGTAAGAACCAGCCGTCTTCCGCATCCTTAACAACCAGTTTATGGCTTTCATTCTGCATATCTGTATGGCATAGAGCCATATCATCCGTAATAGGACGAAGCTCGCAGGCATCTACCAGTTCGATATATGTCTTTTCTTTGGTAAGGGTGTTCACACCAAGAACAACTTTACCATCTAACTCTCTGTGAATGTTTTCTGTCATTTCACTCTTACCGCCGCCGGATGCACCTTCATGCATAATAACTATTTCATTGTCATATGGAGTGATAACTTTAACCGTTGAAGCGTGACATGTCGTCCAGCCTTCACGTTCACCTATATTTAAAAGCACACTGTAAATACCTTTTTTGGCACTGGGACCTGGATAAAGATTATAAGAGAATACTTCATGTACGTCATCCAAACGATTATGGACTACCACCTGTTTACCATCAAAATGAGTATGACGGAATGGAGGTGCAAGATAAACCACTGCCTTTGGTTCAAAGCCACTTTCAATATCGTTAACGCTTACAAACTCCTGTAAGTCAGCTAAAGCAGCACCAAAAAAGCCTGCGTTAACAGGTGCTAAAAGAATAGCGGGATATCCGTACTCTCTTCCACCGGCCATAAAGGGAACTATAAAAAGGTCCTGTTTCTTAAGCCACTCAAATGTCGCGTCTCTCAGTTCGCTGAAATCCTTTTTGTAAAGGTCCTGATATCTCGGTTTGTCTGACTCTTTCTCATCAGATACCAGATTACAGTCCGGGTCTCTTCTTCTCATATAATCTTCCGGATAGTTACCAATAACACCGTTTCTGCATCTGGTTACGGTAGCTTCCAAAACAGAGCCTTTGCCTTCCACGTCATACCTTACTTCATAATCGTTTCCGCCTTCAGGGCCAAAGGAAAGAGCCAGCAATTCCTCTTTTGTAGCAGGGATTACTACGCTCTTACAACTGTCCAGTATTGCTTGTAATTCTTTCGAAAAATTAAATTTCTGTAACAATTCTTTCACCTAATCATCCTTTCTAGCTATATGCCATTTCTGGCTATCTGCTACCCAGCCTGTTCCTTCATCAGTTGTGTCAATTTATACAGCATTCCTGACGAATGCGTTTCCTGAATTGACATATTCTGTATCCCAGAGCCGTTTAGCATAGTACCTTCCAACATTTATTAAACCCGATCTCCTATGTAATGTAAGACACCGGCTTCCTACAACTTGTCATAAGCTGCTTCTTGCTGTCTGCTGTACTTGTCAACATGTTAGTTACCTGTCTGCCGTCTTAATTCACCAGTTTTCAATTCAATATGAAGTATGCATTTTTTCCTGAAAAAACCGCTTAAATCAGTCCTTTTTGTAAACGCTTACTTTCTCTCCGATTATAAACCATTTTGTGGGTACTGTCAACCTGCCTTTTTCAGACAAAATCCTATCTTGGCATGAGAAAAGTCTTGAAAATACAGGCTTTTCAAGACTTTGCATAATTGTATACAACAAAACAATTTAGAATTTTAAGAGTATTTATCAATAATTTAGAATTGGGACTTCTTAAAATTTTTCCCGTTTATAAAAGTACAAATACATGTATTTTTATAAGAGTACTTGCATAATCAATTACCTATTACCGCTTCATCATCTTTACGCATCACATCCTATTATACTTTAATTCCGCTATCTTATCCGAAGTCTGCCAACAGATAAAGTATTTTTTCCCATTTGTTATCCTTGTATTTCCTATGTTTTCATGGGGTTTTTTAGAAACCAGTACTAAAAACTTGCTATTTTGTCTAATCTATGCTATAATAGATACAAAATTTTTTTAGGAGGAATAATCATAATGGATCCTGACCCTGACGGGGATAGTATTTTTTTACAAATACTAATACTAATCGTTATAACACTTATCAATGCATTTTTTTCCTGTGCCGAGATGGCCATGGTATCATCAAACAAAAACAAAATCAAAAGGCTTGCTGATGGCGGTAATAAAAAAGCCGAACTGGTGCAGAAGATCATGGAGGAACCCACAAAGTTCTTATCAACCATACAGGTTGCCATAACCTTAGCTGGTTTCTTCTCAGCCGGATCTGCAGCTACCGGATTATCCGGACCTATGGGAGAATTTCTTTTGAAAATTCATATTCCTTATGGAGATGAAATTTCCTTTTTCCTTGTAACAATAATACTTGCTTTCTTTACATTGGTTTTCGGTGAATTGGTTCCCAAAAGAATTGCTCTTTCGAAAACAGAAGAAATCAGTATGTTTGTAATTGGCCCTGTTAACCTTTTATCCAAAGTAGCATCACCATTTATCAAATTGCTTTCTTTCTCGACCAATCTGGTTATGAAATTATTTGGTTCAAAGGTAAATGTTCAGGAGGATATATTATCAAGAGAAGAGATCAAGTCTTTAATTGATGAGGGACAAGTACATGGGGTACTAAATGAAAATGAAAGGGAAATGATTAATTCCATCATCGAATTTGATGATACACTTGCCAAAGAAATTATGACCCCCAAGGTTAATGTTTTTGCCATCAATATCCTTGATCCCATAGAAAACTATGTAGATAGGTTGATGGACACAAAATATTCCCGAATCCCGGTATATGAGGATGATATTGATAATGTTATCGGTATTTTATATTTTAAGGATTATATGAAGGAAGCTATCAAGGTAGGCTACACCAATGTCAATATGCGTTCTATTCTAATCAAGCCTTATTTAGTGCCTGACAGCAAGAATATTTATGAACTGTTCAAAGAGCTTCAGGTCTCTAAAAACCATATTGCTGTATTGATAGATGAATATGGAGGATTTTCCGGTATTGTTACCATGGAGGATCTGGTGGAAGAAGTTATGGGAGATATCGAGGATGAATACGATATTTATGTTCCCAAAATTAAAATGCTTGATAATTCCACTTACTTATTGGATGGCTTACTTACAATAGACGAGCTTAATGAAGAATTAGATTTAGGCATTTCTTCTGAAAATTATGATACCATATCCGGTTTCCTCATTGATACTATGGGTGCTATTCCCAGCGATGATGAAGACCGTACAATAGAAATTGATAACCTGGTATTTAAGATTATCTCCGTTAAACAAAAGAGAATCGATAAGATTAAGCTTTATATCGGAACCGTATCTTAATTCACGTAAATACTTATAGCATAATTTAATAGAATGCGTAAAAAGAAGGGCTTATGCACCTGTAGTATGGTAGATGACTTACCAGCTGCAGAGCAAAGTCCTTCTTTCTATTTTTATTTTTCTTATCTTATATCAATCATCAATAAAAGCTTATGTCAAGTAATGCGAGCACCTCTCATACCTCAGCCAAACAAGGAAATAGTAAGGAAGACCGTAGCAGTAAGGGAAGCAATGAGCGATACCACAGTGATCTGAGTATTTAGAGATGGACCGGCTGTATCCTTAAAAGGATCTCCTACTGTATCTCCAACTACTGCCGATTTATGAGCAGCTGAATTCTTGCCCCCATGGTGGCCGGATTCCACATATTTCTTCGTATTATCCCATAACCCACCTGAATTGGACATAAATAAGGCAAATATTAAACCGCTTACAATATTTCCGGTAATGAACCCGCCTACAGCTGATACACCACCAATAAATCCAACAAGAAGCGTTGCAATAATAGTCATTAAGCCAGCCGGTACCAGTTCCTTCAGCGCCCCATGGGTAGCAATTTCAATGCATTTATCGTACTCCGGTACGACACCGTCTTTGCCTTCCTTCAATCCTTCTATTTCCCTGAATTGTCTGTGTATCTCATCAACCATCCTCTGTGCGTTTCTGTCCACACCTAACATCAGCATGGCAGAAAACAAAGGAGGAATTGCCGCTCCGAATAACAGTCCGAAAAAGACTGTCGGATTCAAAATATCAAATCCGGTTATAAGCGGTCTGCCAAGTTCTGCCGCAGCAGTATTCACTTCACTGATAAAAGCACCTAACAAGGCAATAACCGTAAGTCCTGCAGCTCCTATGGAGAACCCCTTAGTAACAGCTTTTACGGTATTCCCGGCACTATCCAGGGTATCTGTTATTTCCAGGGCTTTCTCACCCAGCCCACCCATTTCAACCAGGCCTCTGGCATTATCAACAATGGGTCCATAAGCATCGTTGGAAATAATCATGCCTACAATGGACAACATTCCTACGGCAGCCATAGCTATACCAAACATGGGATAACCAGCTCCTAAAGGTTCACATATCTTATAAGCTGCCAATGCTGATATACCAATTCCGATCATGGAAGGCAGAATACTCATAAGCCCATAGGATATACCAGATAATATGGTAAAGGCCGGACCTGCTTCCGAGGCTTTGGCTACCATATGGACAGGTTTCCTGGAATCATCAGTAAAATAATCACTGGCAAGGCCAATAACAACGCCAACTGCAAGACCAATGGCACTGGCAAACCAGATACGCCATTCAAAGTTAAATATATATGTAGCAAGTGCTGTCAGTACACCGTATAATGCTGTCGTTACATAGGTATTACTGTTTAACGCTCTGCCGGGATTGCCGCCTTCTTTCATTCTTGCCGTCAGTACACCAGTAATGGAGGCAAGAAGTCCCAAGGCGCTATAACAGAATACCATACTGGCATTGCCGCTTCCTCCGCTGCTTTTATCCAGAGCACTTGCCATAACCAGCGCTGCTGCCATAGAAGCTACATTGGAATCAAATAGATCCGCACCCATACCTGCCACATCACCTACATTATCTCCTACATTATCAGCAATAACAGCCGGATTTCTCGGATCATCTTCCGGAATTCCAAGTTCCACTTTCCCTACCAGATCGGCACTGATATCGGCAGTCTTTGTAAAGATGCCACCGCCGGCCTTGGCAAATAACGCCATGGAGCTGGCACCGAAGCTGAAGCCAAGAAGGGCTGTTGTATTATCGGTAAGCAGCAGTACCAGGGTGACGCCAAGAAGGCTGGAACCTACCACTGCCATTCCCATAACTGCTCCACCGCGAAAGCCTGCCATAAAGGAAGGTCTGATACCCTTGACTGATGATTCTGCTGCTTTGATGTTCGCAATAGTGGCTATGCTGATACCGACCTTTCCCGCTATACCAGAAAAACAAGTACCAAAGATGTAGGACAATGCCATTAACACATTGTCAAAAAGACCGCCTTCCCAAACAGGATCAGGCAAAAACAGAAAGATAACAACTGCGATCACACCGCAGAAACGGGATAAAACTTTAAATTCCTTCGCTAAAAATGTGTTTGCACCATTACGTATCAGCTTTCCTACCTGAGCAATCCGCTCATTGGAAGAAGGCCTCTTGTTTACCCAGCGATACAGCCAGAAGGCTGCAATAAAAGCAAGTATTGAAACAACAATGGATGCTGCTTGAAAAATCTCTACCCTGATATCCATATTTTCCATCTCCAATCTATTATAATGCAATTTTATCATAGCATTTATGGAGGTTATGTTCAATATAAAGTTATTTATCTATATATTATTATACACATTGCACGTATTTAATGTAATATATTTCCTTATAATTTATGCATTATTACATCTTGGTTATAACAGTTTTCCGGATATTGATTCTGTTGTCCGTGCCTTGTTTTCTGAGCACTGGTTATAATGCTTTACAAAAAATTGAAGATATAAGATTTCGAGAATATAAAGCTGAACAATGGATGTGGTTGATGCACCACCATCCAGTGGTCCTTCATTCGAACCGCATAAAAGAATGGCGTCAGCCTGCGCGGTGAGAGCTGTTTTGGCAAAATGGGTTATGATAACGGTAGGACAGCCATTTTGCTTTAATAGCTGATGAACCTCTATCATATCTTTTGTTGAACCGGAATAGGAGAAAATAATTGCCAGGTCCCTGGAATCCATAAGTGAGGCCGCTATATGCTGCATATGCCCATCTCCCGTAAATTCAACATTTGGTATAATTCTCATAAACTTTTGTTTGGCCTCCAATGCTATTGTTCCCGAAGATCCTACTCCAAAGAAATGAATACGTCTGGCCGCTGACATAAGATCTGCTGCTTTGGCAACCTGCTCATACTCCAGCAGCTGAAAAGTCTCCTTAAGCCCGTCCATATGAGCAGACAAAGTCTTTTCACATATTGTCCTGGTATCATCTCCGCTTTCTATGATACCAGCAACCTGTTCCTTAATTTCTCCCATTTTTGTTATATCCTGTGCCAGAAGCATTTTAAAATCCTGATATCCATTTAATTTTAATTCCTTACAGAATCGAAAAACCGTGGTATCTCCCACCATACAATACTGCGCCAGGTCAGTAATTGATGTATACAGCACCTTTCTGGGATTTTCAAAGATATAATCTGCTACTTTTTTTTCGGCTTTCGTAAATCCAGCATAGTTTTCTTTTATTCTGTCCAGTATTCCTGCCATGTTACCCTCCCACTCTTTCTCTATAATATCGTTTATTTTCTAATGGCATTGATGAATTTTTTCGTTATTACAGCCGGTCTTGTTATGGCAGCCCCTACAACTGCCGCAAATACACCGGTATTAAGCGCTTCTTTCAACTCCTCCGGCGAACTGATTCCTCCTTCAGCAATAACTGGAATCGGGAGCTTTTCCACCATCTCCTTCATAAGTGAAAGTGCTGGAAGTTTCTCATTTCTGGTTTCCCTTGTATACCCGCAAAGGGTGGTACCCACAATATCAAATCCTAGTACAGAGGCTTCCAAGGCCTCTGTAAAGGTAGCGCAATCAGCCATAAATATCATCTCAGGATATTCTTCTTTGATTTTGAGAAAAAGCTCTTTTAAAGTCATCCTCCCAGGTCTTAATCGATTGGTAGCATCCAAAGCAATAATATCAGGCTGAACCTCCATAAGTTCCTTTACTTCTTTTAGGGTTGGTGTAATATACACCTCACTGTCATTATAAATACTCTTGGTGAGGCCAATAATAGGTAAGTCTATGGTTTCTTTGATACATCTGATATCCTCAGGTGTATTTGCTCTGATACCGCAGGCTCCACCTTCCTTTGCAGCCAAAGCCATCCGCGACATGATATAAGAGCTGTATAATGGTTCTTCCGGCAATGCCTGGCAGGATACAATTAATCCCCCTTTGATCTTCTTAAGCACTTCTTCTTTCTTCATTCGGACTCCCCTCTGTATGCCTATTAACTGCTTCGTTCTTTAACTACTGTGTTTTCGCAAACCACTCACATTCACATTTACCAACTATAAATCTAGTTTTAATGAAAAATATTTTCTTATTAGAATTGTAGCCCTGTATTTTTCATCTGTCAATAATATCTGTCTGGTTAGCCTAACTCTCAGACTTTTCACTCTCTAAATTAAATATATTTTTCTTTATTTGATGAAAATATATTTTATTTTCCTTGATTTTTAGAATTTCATAAGATACTATAGAATCAGATATACTACGAAAGAATATCAGTGCTGTAATCTTTATTCTTTCATTATAAAAAATCCTTGTGAGGTACGTATCATGAATCTGATTAAAGCCAACGGTTATAAAGATCTAAGCAGAAAAGCAGCTAATGTAGTCTCAGCTCAGGTTATCCTTAAGCCTTCAAGTGTCTTAGGGCTTGCCACAGGCTCAACACCTGTGGGAACTTATGAACAGCTTATTGAATGGTA from Anaerocolumna sp. AGMB13020 encodes the following:
- a CDS encoding N-acetylmannosamine-6-phosphate 2-epimerase — its product is MKKEEVLKKIKGGLIVSCQALPEEPLYSSYIMSRMALAAKEGGACGIRANTPEDIRCIKETIDLPIIGLTKSIYNDSEVYITPTLKEVKELMEVQPDIIALDATNRLRPGRMTLKELFLKIKEEYPEMIFMADCATFTEALEASVLGFDIVGTTLCGYTRETRNEKLPALSLMKEMVEKLPIPVIAEGGISSPEELKEALNTGVFAAVVGAAITRPAVITKKFINAIRK